Proteins encoded by one window of Prevotella nigrescens:
- a CDS encoding polysaccharide biosynthesis protein — protein sequence MKIIDKIFEWYFTKNALPYWVILAIDIFICYVSGILVFWFYYHGAVDFSNLSILTKTIFAYMVFALVGFRVFKTYSGIIRYSSFVDLQRVGLAMLLSLFIAEVMHYVMYSWDIKFVRFQGRQIAVMYLVATIGMVVFRILVKAIYDAYLSPNRKIETLIYGVKEGGIGIANNICNDRNTKFLLKGFISHDDLYFGKTLLGEKIYTINKQLEEVIKEKNIKAVLVSPIQVDKFRADTRLQDMLINANVKIYLTEHTKEWTGENDLEHVQFKEINIEDLLPRDEIVVDMDAIGNLLNGKCIMITGSAGSIGSEIVRQISIYKPEKLILIDQAETPQHDIRLMMRFDYPNIKVETIVANITNLDRMESIFKQYKPEYVFHAAAYKHVPMMENNPSESIQNNVWGTKVIADLSVKYGVKKFVMVSTDKAVNPTNVMGCSKRICEIYCQSLNKKINQDSNKEKSTQFVITRFGNVLGSNGSVIPLFEKQIKSGGPVTVTDPNIIRFFMLIPEACKLVLEAGTHGKGGEIFVFDMGKPVRIADLAKRMIKLSGAENVKIEYTGLRAGEKLYEEVLSTTENTQPSFHEKIRIAKVCEYDYNEVSKQIENLIALSHTYNDMAIVGKMKEIVPEYISNNSKYSVLDKTN from the coding sequence ATGAAAATTATAGATAAGATCTTCGAGTGGTATTTTACAAAGAATGCTCTGCCGTATTGGGTAATATTGGCAATCGATATTTTTATTTGCTATGTGTCTGGAATACTTGTGTTTTGGTTCTACTACCATGGAGCTGTGGACTTTTCTAATTTGTCTATACTTACGAAGACTATATTTGCTTATATGGTTTTCGCACTTGTGGGTTTTCGAGTTTTCAAGACTTATTCAGGTATAATACGTTATTCTTCTTTTGTAGACTTACAGCGTGTTGGCCTTGCCATGCTTTTATCGCTGTTCATAGCAGAAGTAATGCACTATGTAATGTATTCTTGGGACATTAAATTTGTGCGTTTTCAAGGTCGGCAAATTGCTGTCATGTATCTTGTCGCGACTATCGGAATGGTTGTTTTTCGTATTTTAGTGAAGGCTATCTATGATGCATATTTAAGTCCAAACAGAAAAATTGAAACACTAATCTACGGTGTCAAGGAGGGTGGAATAGGGATAGCAAACAATATTTGTAACGATAGGAATACAAAATTCCTGCTGAAAGGCTTTATATCCCACGACGATTTATATTTCGGAAAAACGTTGCTGGGTGAAAAGATATATACGATAAATAAGCAACTGGAAGAAGTTATAAAGGAAAAAAACATAAAGGCAGTACTTGTCTCGCCTATTCAGGTTGATAAGTTCCGAGCTGATACAAGATTGCAAGACATGCTTATTAATGCCAATGTCAAGATATATCTGACCGAACATACAAAAGAATGGACGGGTGAAAACGATTTGGAGCACGTACAGTTCAAGGAAATAAATATTGAAGACCTATTGCCACGCGATGAAATAGTTGTAGATATGGACGCTATTGGTAACCTGCTGAATGGTAAGTGCATTATGATTACAGGCTCGGCAGGTTCCATTGGCTCGGAGATAGTACGACAGATTTCTATTTATAAACCAGAAAAACTGATTCTTATTGACCAGGCAGAAACACCACAACACGATATCAGATTAATGATGCGCTTTGATTATCCTAACATTAAGGTTGAAACCATTGTTGCGAACATAACCAATCTTGACAGAATGGAAAGCATTTTTAAACAGTATAAGCCCGAATACGTATTCCATGCAGCCGCTTATAAGCATGTTCCGATGATGGAAAATAATCCTTCGGAAAGTATCCAGAACAATGTCTGGGGAACGAAAGTCATTGCAGATTTAAGCGTAAAGTATGGCGTGAAGAAGTTCGTAATGGTTTCTACCGACAAGGCCGTAAACCCAACAAACGTCATGGGCTGTTCGAAGCGTATTTGCGAAATATATTGTCAGAGCTTAAATAAAAAAATAAATCAGGATAGCAACAAAGAAAAGTCTACACAGTTTGTTATCACTCGTTTTGGCAATGTCTTAGGTTCAAATGGGTCAGTTATCCCATTATTCGAGAAACAAATAAAAAGTGGTGGCCCTGTAACAGTGACCGATCCTAATATTATTCGTTTCTTTATGCTAATTCCAGAAGCATGTAAATTAGTGCTTGAGGCAGGAACACATGGGAAAGGTGGAGAAATATTTGTGTTTGATATGGGCAAACCTGTCAGAATAGCAGATTTAGCAAAACGAATGATAAAACTTTCTGGTGCAGAAAATGTTAAGATTGAATATACAGGTTTGCGTGCTGGTGAAAAGCTTTATGAGGAAGTATTAAGTACAACAGAGAACACACAACCTAGCTTCCACGAGAAAATCCGTATTGCAAAAGTCTGCGAATACGATTATAACGAGGTTTCTAAACAAATAGAAAATCTTATTGCACTAAGTCATACGTACAATGATATGGCGATAGTAGGGAAAATGAAAGAGATTGTGCCTGAATACATAAGCAACAATAGTAAATATTCTGTTTTGGATAAGACCAATTAA